Proteins co-encoded in one Ziziphus jujuba cultivar Dongzao chromosome 9, ASM3175591v1 genomic window:
- the LOC107423373 gene encoding uncharacterized protein LOC107423373, whose translation MSSIVQSFQKRSFLPTMPALTNPNGSLPVSQSKQDPSEDQNQGIRRRLSSLSLKIQPISSSSSPVASWAFRRSKSVSSMGEYAGSSIRKWWDWGWSWILSRKPIFAQDLEMNEEETKLLGSHNRGSWRHVFYKVRSELRRFVRSDRVDLPQTCRYESFNYSKNFDDGRKIHLVQCN comes from the coding sequence ATGAGCTCCATTGTTCAGAGCTTTCAAAAGCGAAGTTTCTTGCCCACCATGCCCGCACTTACAAACCCCAATGGATCACTACCAGTTTCACAATCTAAACAAGACCCTAGTGAAGATCAAAACCAAGGAATCCGGAGGAGactttcctctctttccctcAAAATCCAgccaatttcttcttcttcttcccctgTTGCTTCATGGGCATTTCGAAGATCCAAGTCTGTGTCATCAATGGGGGAATATGCAGGGAGTTCCATAAGGAAATGGTGGGATTGGGGATGGTCTTGGATCCTATCCAGAAAACCCATTTTCGCTCAGGATCTGGAAATGAATGAGGAAGAGACTAAGCTTCTTGGGTCCCACAACAGAGGAAGCTGGAGACATGTTTTCTACAAAGTGAGGTCGGAGTTGAGGAGGTTTGTGCGTTCGGACCGTGTTGATCTTCCTCAAACTTGTAGGTATGAGTCTTTCAATTATTCCAAGAATTTCGATGATGGAAGGAAAATCCACTTGGTTCAGTGCAACTGA